The DNA window CGGTCGAGCACCCGGCGCTGCCACAGCTTCCGGTGGCCCGCAGCGTGTGGGAATGCCTGCCCGATTTCAAGACCGCCTGCGCCGCCTGGATCTATGCCGGAGGCGCCCACCATACCGGCTACAGCTATGCCGTCACCACCGAACACCTGGAAGATTTCGCGGCGATGGCAAACATCGAACTGGCGGTGATCGATGAGGGCACGCAGCTTCGCAGCTTCCGGGAGGGACTGCGCCTGAACGACCTGTACTACCTGCTGGCTCAGGGGCTGAGGGCCTGAGATGCGCCGCCTGCTTGCCCTGGGACTGACCCTGCTGGCTCCGCTGCCACTGGCAGGCGGCGACAGTGGCACGGGCCGTCTTCCCGCCGCTCAGCCCACCCTGACCGGCGACCTCCAGATTCACGATCCGGCTGTGCTGGAGGTGGGCGGCCGGTACGTGGCGATGGGTACGGGCTTCGAGAACGTTGACGGCGGCACCCTGAGAATCAAGACGTCGGCAGACGGGCTGCGCTGGAGCGACGCCGGAACGCTGGGCACGGCGCAGCCCGCCTGGGTGGCGAAGCAGCTGGGCACATCCCCGCCCAACCTGTGGGCACCCACGCTCTCGCGGCGGGGCGGCACGACCTACCTGTATTACGCCGCGTCGCTCTTCGGAAAAAATACCAGCGGCATCGGATTGGCGACCAACCCGCATCTCGACCCGGCGCATCCGGCGGCAGGCTGGACCGATCAGGGCGCAGTGCTGACCTCCAGGCCCGGCGACACCTTCAATGCCATTGACCCCTTCCGCATCGATACTGCGGACGGACGGGCGTGGCTGGCCTTCGGATCGTTCTGGGACGGCATCAAGCTGCGCGAACTCGACCCGAAGAGCGGCAGGCTGCGTTCCGGCAACACCGCGCTCTACAGTCTGGCGTCACGCGGGGGCGGAGCCATCGAGGCGGCCTCTATCCTGGAACACGGCGGGTATTTTTATCTGTTCGTGTCGTTCGACCGCTGCTGTGCGGGGCTGGAAAGCACCTACCGCATCATGGTGGGCAGGGCGAAGAAGGTGACGGGGCCGTACACTGACCGCGAGGGCGTGCCGATGATGAAAGGCGGCGGCTCGCAGCTCCAGGCCACCAGCGGGCGTTTTATCGGCCCCGGTGGACAGGAGGTGTACCGGAACGGCGCACAGGACTGGCTGGTCTATCACTACTACGACGGCGATCTGGGCGGCACGCCGCAGCTTCAGACGGCGCAGATCGGCTTTGACGCGGCAGGCTGGCCGGTGCTGGGCGCATTGCCGAAGTAGGCACAGAAAAGCGGAAGTGGGCACAGGAGCCGCCGCGCTCTGTGTCCACTTCCGCCGCGTTGCCCTACAGCAGCTTGTCCAGCGTGATCGGCAGGTCGCGTACACGCTTTCCGGTGGCGTGATAGATGGCGTTGGCAATCGCCGCCGCCGTTCCCACGATGCCGATGCAGCGTCACCTGGGGCGGAACGCCAAGCTGAAGGCACTCACCGTTGATTGTCAGAGTCAGCGCGGCACTTCCCGGCTCCGAACCGGCGGCCTCAGAAACAGAGGCTGGATGAGAGTCGGCAGGCAACTTCCCCGGTCGTGTCATCTTGCTCCTGTCGCATTCATCTCGTCGGGGTGCCCGGCATGACAATCCTGCCCGGTCAAGGACAGCCGAACAGGATATGTCAGGGTTTAACTCTCAACAGCAAAAGGCTGTTGTAAATGCACCGATTGAAAAAAAGGACCTGACGACACGCCGAGTAAAGAAAAGAGACCCACGTTGTTCAGGTGTTCGGTTCTCTGTACGCGGGCTGTCTGTTCTGAACCTAGCTGTTCTGAGCAGGATCAGAAGGGGGGATCAACGTTCTGACCAGGCCGCTGTCTTCTTCGACGGTTAAAACTTCGTAGTTCAGATCGACCGCGATTTCCCGCTTCTCGTTCACGATCTGCTTGCCGATCTCCACGACCTCCGAGAGGTAAGGCCGCTTCTGGATGTCGAGCCGCTCGTTGTACAGCAGCAGTTCGAACGTTTCGCCCGGCTTCAGGTCGTGATCCCCGATGCGGACGGCAGCCTCACCCTCCTGAAGCGTAATGACCAGCACCTCGCTGCGAAGCTCGGCGGTATGAGTTTCGGTGCGCGTGCGAACCTCGCGCCGGAAGGTCAGATGCTGCTGAACGAAACGGTCGATGTCGATCTGTGCCCGCTCCTCGCGCAGTTCCAGGCGGGCCAGCGGAACCGGCGTGCCGGGCGCAGTCATTTCCTGGGCAGCAAGGGCGGTGCGGTCGAGGTCTGTGGGGATCACCGCTGAATCTGGCTGGAGAGCATCTGTCAGGAGGGGATCGGGCTGGATCGGGTCAGAAGATGGGGGTTCGCTCATGGCAGTCCTTGAAAGAAGAGCACCGGCACACCTGCTTTATCAGACGGGCAACCGATGAAAAAGAGGGCAGACTTGCCGCCCTCCTTGGAGTGGTTCCGTGAACGGGCCAGAGCCCGCACGTCCATCAGATGTTGTCGGTATCCCTCAGGACGCGGGCAGTGCCGTTGTCGTCGGTCATATCGGTCGTGTCGGTCCTGGTGGTCGTGGTCGTGGTGGTTCCGTCACCGGTCACCTGCACCGCGCCCGTCTTGGTCACGTCCAGCACTTCCTTGCCCACGGTGTCGCTGAAGGTCTGCTGCTGCGTCTCGGTGCGCTTGCCGATTTCGACTTCCTCGGTCACGTAGGCCTGCTTGCTCACGTTCGCACGCTCGGCTTCCAGATCGACCCGGATGGTCTGCGACCCTTCGCCCAGCACCACTGCACCGTCAACCGGACGACCATCGGTCACGGGAGTGCGGTGAATGACCACTTCTTCATGCGACAGATCGACGTTGACGTTCTCGGTGTGAGTCTCGACCTTCTTGCCGACCTGCACGCTGCCCGCGACGTAGCGGTCTTTGTTGACCAGCAGGCGCTCTTCCAGAAGTTGCAGCTTGGTGGGGGCCGAAAACAGCGACTCGTCTTTGTAGAGATCGGTGCTAGTCGCCGTCTCCGTCGTGGGCGCCACGTAATCGGTGCCGCGCAGGGTCTTCACGTCCGCGACCTGAGCGTCGTAGCCGTAGTCC is part of the Deinococcus sp. KNUC1210 genome and encodes:
- a CDS encoding arabinan endo-1,5-alpha-L-arabinosidase, coding for MRRLLALGLTLLAPLPLAGGDSGTGRLPAAQPTLTGDLQIHDPAVLEVGGRYVAMGTGFENVDGGTLRIKTSADGLRWSDAGTLGTAQPAWVAKQLGTSPPNLWAPTLSRRGGTTYLYYAASLFGKNTSGIGLATNPHLDPAHPAAGWTDQGAVLTSRPGDTFNAIDPFRIDTADGRAWLAFGSFWDGIKLRELDPKSGRLRSGNTALYSLASRGGGAIEAASILEHGGYFYLFVSFDRCCAGLESTYRIMVGRAKKVTGPYTDREGVPMMKGGGSQLQATSGRFIGPGGQEVYRNGAQDWLVYHYYDGDLGGTPQLQTAQIGFDAAGWPVLGALPK
- a CDS encoding YsnF/AvaK domain-containing protein, which encodes MSEPPSSDPIQPDPLLTDALQPDSAVIPTDLDRTALAAQEMTAPGTPVPLARLELREERAQIDIDRFVQQHLTFRREVRTRTETHTAELRSEVLVITLQEGEAAVRIGDHDLKPGETFELLLYNERLDIQKRPYLSEVVEIGKQIVNEKREIAVDLNYEVLTVEEDSGLVRTLIPPSDPAQNS
- a CDS encoding DUF2382 domain-containing protein produces the protein MREALTEEGGNIRYFVVEVGNWFTSKEVVIPVGMARIEDDGVYFDSLTKDQVKGMNEYVYGQDYGYDAQVADVKTLRGTDYVAPTTETATSTDLYKDESLFSAPTKLQLLEERLLVNKDRYVAGSVQVGKKVETHTENVNVDLSHEEVVIHRTPVTDGRPVDGAVVLGEGSQTIRVDLEAERANVSKQAYVTEEVEIGKRTETQQQTFSDTVGKEVLDVTKTGAVQVTGDGTTTTTTTRTDTTDMTDDNGTARVLRDTDNI